The genomic interval GAGGCCGTCCGCCGCGAGCGGGCTGTTGATGTCCACTCGGACCCCGACCGCGGCCCCCTCCGCGTCCAGGTCGTCGAGCGTCCGTATCATACCGGCGAGTCCGACGGCCCGAGCAAATGCCTTTCCGTTTTCGCGGGGCGAGCGCGTCGTGTCATTCGGCGACGACGAACGGCCCACAGAGCGGCCAGCGTGGCGGTCTTAGCGAAGGCTTATTTATGGGTCAGGTTCGACCTACCGGCGTGACTTACACACATGGGCGTTACTGACACTCTCAGTCGGGGGCGCGAGCGTGTCGGCGTGCCGGTCGGCACCCTGCTCGTCGGCCTGTTCGCTGCCGTGCTCGCGGTCGACCTCGTCCTGAAGCTCCTGGGCGTCGACGCAGGGATGCTCGGGGGCACGCTCGGGTTCGAGCGCTTCCTCTCGAATATCTGGACGGGGCTCGTCATCGGAATGGTGCTCGGCCTCGGGGGTATCGGCCTGTCGATGACGTACAGCATTCTGAACTTCGCGAACTTCGCGCACGGGGACCTCCTCTCCGTCGGCGGGTTCACCGGCTGGGGAGTCGCCTACGTCGTCGCCGGACTCGGCGCCGTCCCGGTCGGCGAACTCATCCTCGTCCGCGCCGCGGGCGACGCGACGCCCGGGCAGATCGGCGCACACGTGCTGACGACGCCCGGGGCGCTGTTCGCCGGCCTGCTCGTCGCCGCGCTCGCGACCGGCCTGCTCTCCGTCGGGCTCGACCGCGTCGTGTACAAGCCGATGCGCGACCGCAGCGGTATCGCGCTGCTCATCGCCTCCGTCGGCGTCGCGCTCGCGCTGCGCTACCTCGTCGTCTTCTTCTACGGGAGCCGCAACCGCGGCGTCACCGCGAGCGTCGAAGGCTCCTCCGTGGACCTCTTCGGCCTGCTCACCGTCTCGGCCCACCAGCTCGCCGCCGTCCTCGCGGCGGCCGTGCTGATGGCCGCGATGCACTTCCTGCTCCAGCGCACGAAGCTCGGCACCGCGATGCGCGCGATGGCCGACAACAAGGACCTCGCGCTCGTCACCGGCATCCCGACCGAGCGCATCGTCACCGCCACGTGGTTCATCGGCGGCGGGATGGCCGGGGCCGCCGGCTACCTCACCGTGATGTACCAGGGCGCCATCGCCTTCGACTTCGGCTGGCAGCTGCTCCTCCTGATATTCGCCGCGGTCATCCTCGGGGGCATCGGCTCCATCTACGGCGCCATCTCCGGCGGGCTCATCATCGGGCTCGTGTTCGCGCTCTCGACGGTGTGGATACCCGCCGACTTCAACGAGGCGGCGGCCTTCGCCGTGATGATACTCGCGCTGCTGTTCCGCCCGCAGGGGCTGTTCTCGGGGGTGACGACCGCATGACCGAGAGCGCCTCGGCGACCGACCGCGTCAGACAGGTCGTCGCCGACCACGACGCCGTGAAGGTCGCCCTGCTGCTGTTGGGGACCTACGTGCTGTTCACGATACTCGTCTGGAACCAGAACCCCGACGCGCGGCTCAACGCCATCGCCAACACGCTCCGGCTGGTGACGTTCTTCGCCGCCGTCTACGCGCTGCTCGTGCTCGCGTTGAACCTCCACTGGGGGTACACCGGGCTGTTCAACATCGGCGTGGCCGGCTTCATGGCCGTCGGCGCGTACACCTACGCCATCGCCACCCGGCCCGTGGACCCGGCCATCTCGACCCAGCCCGCGGGGCTCGGCCTCCCGATCCCCGTCGGCGTCGTGCTCGGGATGGCCGTCGCCTCGGTGTTGGGACTGCTGGCCGCGTTGCCGGCCTTGCGGCTCAGGGCCGACTACTTCGCCATCGTGACGCTCGGCCTCTCCGAAATCGTGCGGCTCTCGCTCCAGTCGAGCGCGCTCGACGGCTTCCTCCGCGAGACGTTCGGCATCGGGACCGGCGGCGGCGCGGGCATCCGCGTGGACCCCGGTATCGACGAGCCGCTCCGCGCGCTGTTCTATGCCGGCGGGAGCCGCGCCGACGGCGTGACGCCGCTCGGCGAGGCGGTATTCGGCATCACCGACGACCTCGCCCTGCTCGGCGTCGGCGGCGGTATCCGCCAGTCGGTCGTCATCAACTGGGCGTACGTCCTCTTCCTCGCCGTCTTCGTGCTCGCCTTCTACTGGGTGCTGTCGCGCATCGGCAAGTCGCCGTTCGGCCGCGTGCTGAAGGCCATCCGCGAGGACGAACTCGTCGCCAACGCGCTCGGCAAGAACGTGAACCTCGTGAAGATCAAGGTGTTCATGATCGGCTGTGCGCTGATGGGGCTCGGCGGCATCCTCTGGCAGGGGAGCCAGGGGTCGTTCTCGCCGACGCCGCAGTTCCTGCCGGTCATCACCTTCTACATCTTCGTGGCGATGATGATCGGCGGCTCCGGCTCGAACACCGGCAGCGTGCTCGGGGCCATCGTCTTCGCCGGGCTGCTGTTCGAGGCGCCGCGACGGTTCGGCGCGTTTGTCCGTCAGCAGTTCTCGGCCGACGCCAACCCCGCCACGGTCATCGACGCGGTCGGCGGGCTCCTGTCGGGCAACGTGGACACCTTCGTCGTGTACATCACGGAGACGCGCATCGCCGCGCTCCAGTTCGTCCTGCTCGGCGTGGTCCTCGTACTCCTGATGCAGCGCCGTCCGGAGGGACTGTTGGGGCACCGTATCGAAGAGGCCGCCGCGGTGGACCTCTCCGTGCGCCCGGAGCGGACGGGCGGGACGGGCGGGAGCGGCGGCGCGGCCGCCGCCGACGGGGGTGAGACCGATGAGTGACGTCGCCCCCGAGGGGACCGACCCCGACGAACTCCCCGAGACGGACGACTCCGAGACGGAGAAGGCGGCCCAGCAGACCCCGCCGGGGCTCCCGCTCCGGGTGGAGGACGTGGAGAAGCGCTTCGGCGGCGTGACGGCGCTCGACGGCGCGACGTTCTCCGTCGAGGAGGGCTCCATCACGGGGCTCATCGGGCCGAACGGCGCCGGCAAGTCCACGATGTTCGACTGCATCACGGGCGTCCACACGCCCGACGCCGGCTCCATCCGGTTCCACGGCGAGGAGCTCATCGGCAAGGAGCCGTATCAGATCGCACAGGACGGGCTCGTCCGCACCTTCCAGATCGCACGGGAGCTGGAGGAGATGACCGTCCTGGAGAACCTGATGCTCGCCCCGAAGGGGCAGATCGGCGAGTCGGCGTGGCGCTCGGTCGCGCCCGTCGCCCGCCGCGGCGTCGTGAAGCAGGAGGAACAGATACGCGAGGACGTCTGGGAGACGCTGGAGTTCTTCGAAATAGACCACCTCGCGGGCGAGTACGCGGGCAACCTCTCCGGCGGCCAGCGGAAGCTGCTGGAGATGGCGCGCGCGCTGATGACGGACCCGGAGATGGTGCTGCTCGACGAGCCGCTGGCGGGGGTCAACCCCACGCTGGAGGAGAAGCTCCTCGACCGGGTCCACGACCTGCGCGAACAGGGGTACACGTTCCTGTTCGTCGAACACGACATGGAGGTAATCATGGAGAACTGCGAACACATCATCGTCATGCACCAGGGGAAGGTGCTCGCCGAGGGCGACGCCGACGAGATAAGCGAGAACGAACAGGTCATCGAGGCGTACCTCGGGGAGGACCTCGGCGAATGAGCGCCGAGAGCGACCCCGAGCCGGCGGACGACCCGACGGACGAGCCGACCGGCGCGGGCACGACCCACACCACGGAAGGGGAGAGCCTCCTCTCCGTGCGCGACCTCGACGCCGGCTACGGCGACCTCCAGATCCTGGAGGGTATCGACCTCGACGTGGACGGCGGCGAGTACGTCACCGTCGTCGGGCCGAACGGGGCCGGCAAGTCCACCGTCATGAAGTCCGTGTTCGGGCTGACGACGTACATGGGCGGCACCATCGACTTCGACGGCGAGGAGATACAGACGCTCCCGCCCGAGCGCATCATCCGGCAGGGCATCGGCTACGTCCCGCAGACGGACAACGTGTTCGCGGGGCTGTCCGTGCGCGAGAACCTGGAGATGGGCGCGTACGTGCTCGACAGCGTCCCCGAGGAGCGCATCGAGGACGTGTACGACCGCTTCCCCATCCTCCGCGAGCGCGAGACGCAGAAGGCCGGCACGCTCTCGGGCGGCCAGCGGCAGATGGTCGCGATGGGCCGCGCGCTGATGCTCGACCCCGACCTCCTCCTGCTGGACGAGCCGTCCGCGGGGCTGGCCCCGGACCTCGTCGAGGAGATGTTCGACCGCATCGACCGCATCAACGAGGCCGGGACGGCCGTGTTGATGGTCGAGCAGAACGCGAAGGAGGCGCTGCGCCGCTGTGACCGCGGCTACGTCCTCGTGGACGGCAAGAACCGCTACACGGACGCCGGCGACCGCCTGCTCGCGGACGAGCAGGTCCGCCGCGACTTCCTCGGCGGGTAACCCCCGTCGGTTCTCCCGTTCTCCCCGACGGCGAGCGACGGCGCCGCTGCTCCCGGGTCGGCGCGCGAAAGAAAACCGAAGGGCGGCCGCCTCAGCCGCTGAACTCTATCTGGTCGACCGGCTCGAAGTCGCGGTCCTGCACTTCGAGGATGTCGTAGGTCGCCGCCTGCAGGTCGCCGTTGTCGTCGAACGACACGGCACCCGAGGCGCCCTGGTAGTTGACGGACTCGCCGTTCATGGCCATCACGGCGCCCTCGGCGAGGTTACCCGGCGTGACCTCCGTCCCGTCGGGGTTCGCCACGGCGCGGATGTTGTCGCGCACCGCGGTGCCGTCGTTCTCGCCCGCGGCCGCGGCCGCGAGGACGAGCACCGCCATGGCGTCGTACGCCTGTGCGGAGAACGGGCCGGGCTGGGTGTCGTACTGCTCCTGGAAGGAGTTGTTGAAGAACTCCGCGCCCGGGCCGGCCGTCGCGGGGGCCGTCCCCGTGACGTTGGCCATGTCGTTGTCGACCTCGTCCGGTAGGTCGTCGTCGATGAGCCCGTCGGGGACGAGGATGTCCGCGTCGTTGTCGCTCGCGTACTCGCCGTAGTAGTCGCGGAAGATCTGGATGCCCGATTCGGGGAAGCCGACGACCATCACGACGTCCGGGTTGTCGTTGAGCGCCTCGGCCCACTGCGACGAGTAGGAGGCCTGTCCGGGCTCGAACGACACCTCGTTGATGACCTGGCCGTCGAGTTCCTCGAAGGCGGCGACGTACGAGTCCTTCAGCGCCTGGCCGTACGCGTCGTTGAGGAACAGCGCCGACGACGTGGAGCCGCCGAGGCGGTTCGCCGCGACCTCGGCCATCACCGGCCCCTGGAGCAGGTCCGAGGGGCAGGTGCGGAAGATGAAGTCGTTGTCGTCGAGGT from Halosegnis marinus carries:
- a CDS encoding branched-chain amino acid ABC transporter permease; the encoded protein is MTESASATDRVRQVVADHDAVKVALLLLGTYVLFTILVWNQNPDARLNAIANTLRLVTFFAAVYALLVLALNLHWGYTGLFNIGVAGFMAVGAYTYAIATRPVDPAISTQPAGLGLPIPVGVVLGMAVASVLGLLAALPALRLRADYFAIVTLGLSEIVRLSLQSSALDGFLRETFGIGTGGGAGIRVDPGIDEPLRALFYAGGSRADGVTPLGEAVFGITDDLALLGVGGGIRQSVVINWAYVLFLAVFVLAFYWVLSRIGKSPFGRVLKAIREDELVANALGKNVNLVKIKVFMIGCALMGLGGILWQGSQGSFSPTPQFLPVITFYIFVAMMIGGSGSNTGSVLGAIVFAGLLFEAPRRFGAFVRQQFSADANPATVIDAVGGLLSGNVDTFVVYITETRIAALQFVLLGVVLVLLMQRRPEGLLGHRIEEAAAVDLSVRPERTGGTGGSGGAAAADGGETDE
- a CDS encoding branched-chain amino acid ABC transporter permease; translated protein: MGVTDTLSRGRERVGVPVGTLLVGLFAAVLAVDLVLKLLGVDAGMLGGTLGFERFLSNIWTGLVIGMVLGLGGIGLSMTYSILNFANFAHGDLLSVGGFTGWGVAYVVAGLGAVPVGELILVRAAGDATPGQIGAHVLTTPGALFAGLLVAALATGLLSVGLDRVVYKPMRDRSGIALLIASVGVALALRYLVVFFYGSRNRGVTASVEGSSVDLFGLLTVSAHQLAAVLAAAVLMAAMHFLLQRTKLGTAMRAMADNKDLALVTGIPTERIVTATWFIGGGMAGAAGYLTVMYQGAIAFDFGWQLLLLIFAAVILGGIGSIYGAISGGLIIGLVFALSTVWIPADFNEAAAFAVMILALLFRPQGLFSGVTTA
- a CDS encoding ABC transporter ATP-binding protein, producing MSDVAPEGTDPDELPETDDSETEKAAQQTPPGLPLRVEDVEKRFGGVTALDGATFSVEEGSITGLIGPNGAGKSTMFDCITGVHTPDAGSIRFHGEELIGKEPYQIAQDGLVRTFQIARELEEMTVLENLMLAPKGQIGESAWRSVAPVARRGVVKQEEQIREDVWETLEFFEIDHLAGEYAGNLSGGQRKLLEMARALMTDPEMVLLDEPLAGVNPTLEEKLLDRVHDLREQGYTFLFVEHDMEVIMENCEHIIVMHQGKVLAEGDADEISENEQVIEAYLGEDLGE
- a CDS encoding ABC transporter substrate-binding protein — protein: MEQELDRRQVMKALGAAGITVGLAGCSSGGDATETDTDGGNGNGGATATDSDGGMEGFEARVGVLMPETGDLGSLGVLIRDGALLAGTQINDAGVEVTVDNQVEDTQTDPQAGISGAEALVNGGYPAVVGPASSNVNLAVAQEVYIPNAVVGMSPSSTAPAVTNLDDNDFIFRTCPSDLLQGPVMAEVAANRLGGSTSSALFLNDAYGQALKDSYVAAFEELDGQVINEVSFEPGQASYSSQWAEALNDNPDVVMVVGFPESGIQIFRDYYGEYASDNDADILVPDGLIDDDLPDEVDNDMANVTGTAPATAGPGAEFFNNSFQEQYDTQPGPFSAQAYDAMAVLVLAAAAAGENDGTAVRDNIRAVANPDGTEVTPGNLAEGAVMAMNGESVNYQGASGAVSFDDNGDLQAATYDILEVQDRDFEPVDQIEFSG
- a CDS encoding ABC transporter ATP-binding protein, whose translation is MSAESDPEPADDPTDEPTGAGTTHTTEGESLLSVRDLDAGYGDLQILEGIDLDVDGGEYVTVVGPNGAGKSTVMKSVFGLTTYMGGTIDFDGEEIQTLPPERIIRQGIGYVPQTDNVFAGLSVRENLEMGAYVLDSVPEERIEDVYDRFPILRERETQKAGTLSGGQRQMVAMGRALMLDPDLLLLDEPSAGLAPDLVEEMFDRIDRINEAGTAVLMVEQNAKEALRRCDRGYVLVDGKNRYTDAGDRLLADEQVRRDFLGG